The Microbacterium horticulturae region GGCGGGCTTCGCGCCCGCCTCGCCGGCGGCCTCGGCCGCCTTGTTCATCTGCGGCACGACGAGGAACACGTTCAGCAGGAACGCGATCGCGTACAGGATGATCGACCAGAGAATCCATGGGGTCGTCATGCTGAGCCCGTACTGCTCGGGCGCCAGCGACATGGCGCCGAAGCCGAACACGAAGGTCAGCAGCGAGAGCCACGAGAAGATCGCGGTGGAGCGGGCCAGGGTACGCACCTGGCCTGCGTTGCCCGAGCGCAGCGCGCGCAGGCCGGTCATCGGAAGGATCGCCATCGGGCCGACGATGAAGACGGCGGTGCCGACGTGCAGGATGGTCATGACGGTGTCCATACCTCGAGCTTACGTCATACTGAAGGTCGCCGGGACCACGCCCGCGACGCGGTTAGGATGGATGTGACGCCGGCGAATCCGCCGGCGTTTCCGGTGATCCAGTGTCGGCCCGCCCGACGCGTCACCCCTGCGCCGGACGTCGCCCACCGGCACGTCCCACAAGGACCTCGCTCGTTATCTGTATAGGTCCCTTCTGCATGTCTGCTTCTGTCGCGACGACGACGGCACCGGCCAACCCGCGCTCGCGCGTGGTCCTGGCCAGCCTCGTCGGCACCACCATCGAGTTCTACGACTTTTACGCGTACGCCACCGCCGCGGTCCTCGTCTTCCCCATCCTCTTCTTCCCCACCGGTGACGACACCACCGCCCTACTCGCCTCGTTCGGCGTCTTCGGCGCGGCGATGATCGCCCGCCCCATCGGCGCCATGGTCTTCGGCCACTTCGGCGACCGATTCGGACGCAAGGCCACGCTGGTGGCATCCCTTCTCACGATGGGAATCGCCACCTTCCTCATCGGGTGCCTACCCACCTACCAGTCGATCAGCTGGTGGGCCGCCCTCCTGCTGCTCCTGCTGCGCCTCGCGCAGGGCTTCGCGCTCGGCGGCGAGTGGTCGGGCGCGGCGCTGGTGGCCACCGAGAACGCGCCCCGGGGCAAACGCGCCTGGTACGGTACGTTCCCGCAGATGGGCGCGCCGCTCGGCTTCATCATCGCGAACACGATCTTCCTGGTCATCAACGTCGCGCTCCCCCACCCCGACGGCGCGCTGCAGCGGTCGGAGGCGTTCTTGTCGTGGGGCTGGCGCGTGCCGTTCTGGTTCTCGGCGGTCATGGTCATCATCGGCCTGTGGGTGCGCCTCAAACTCGTCGAGTCGGAGTCGTTCACCAAAGCCGAGAGGACCGGTGCGATCCAGAAGTTCCCGCTGGGTGAGACTCTGCGCCGCCACTGGAAACAGCTCATCCTCGGCACGTTCATCATGCTG contains the following coding sequences:
- a CDS encoding DUF2269 family protein, with protein sequence MDTVMTILHVGTAVFIVGPMAILPMTGLRALRSGNAGQVRTLARSTAIFSWLSLLTFVFGFGAMSLAPEQYGLSMTTPWILWSIILYAIAFLLNVFLVVPQMNKAAEAAGEAGAKPAGYGAIAAGNGISALLLVVVVILMIWKP
- a CDS encoding MFS transporter, whose amino-acid sequence is MSASVATTTAPANPRSRVVLASLVGTTIEFYDFYAYATAAVLVFPILFFPTGDDTTALLASFGVFGAAMIARPIGAMVFGHFGDRFGRKATLVASLLTMGIATFLIGCLPTYQSISWWAALLLLLLRLAQGFALGGEWSGAALVATENAPRGKRAWYGTFPQMGAPLGFIIANTIFLVINVALPHPDGALQRSEAFLSWGWRVPFWFSAVMVIIGLWVRLKLVESESFTKAERTGAIQKFPLGETLRRHWKQLILGTFIMLATYVLFYLMTNFTLSYGTKATLEGAKAAAETAGTAFDPSTYVAGLGFGYIDFVLMQIIGVIFFGVFTLLAGPVADAVGRRKLLLWVTGGIIVFGLVFTVFLLPQADPKFTGALVQAFLIFGFALMGATFGPMGALLPELFPTNVRYTGSAVAYNVSSILGAALAPIIAVALWAAAGGSPWLVGVYLSGAGVLTLIALLLSRETKDVDYDDASLGLGETASL